From one Bacillota bacterium genomic stretch:
- a CDS encoding diguanylate cyclase: protein MELRLKILKIIITMAMLVQVRIAGAQNLNSTGDTVFNEAAWQRIERELKASNDRFHKAELIAGIGHWEFHLDEGTVLLSDGAAQVLGLEKNEYTLDEIDALVLPEFAELRLQARAALIEGKAPYDIHFQIRRLSDGQPIDLRSTGEYDPDTNIVFGVFHDITTQVQAISAVERLRKTQVNTMFAFSTLQLAAIIALILNTFRRIQAEKELKQNLNRMESLVRILQHPAESIPELLNYALQESLTLTESRVGYIGIYDETGKQTAFSACSEDLRKLLEERELPQLIRERKPIVVNRNGSGTGIKRYIAVPLIKDGRLAAVIGLADKSSNYKELDVLQAALLLNGIWGTVARIQTEIANRSEKERFKTTLLSLDEGVIAADPNGFVQIVNQAAERLIGRSADQVIGMPFDAIMEIIDQDTKTRCESPLRRVLETGRAVALPRGTILISNDGTQRHVAASAAPIVGEQGQVQGVVAVVRDITEEMLQQETIEYLSYHDQLTGLHNRHYFEQQLVKLDSADNLPLSILIADLNGLKLANDAFGHRMGDKMIQKTAEIILANRRPADVAARWGGDEFVVLMPRTTQQEAEEFAARLRDEFTNTDINSVLLSVSLGWDTKEHLNQDFKEVFDQAEQRMYRAKLVGGPSIHGEALKTIMAALHEKNSREEEHSLRVSELCKLIGTELGLAEREIEELGIIGMFHDIGKVSIDEQILNKPGKLTDREYREIKRHAEIGYRILKLVKNMEDIAEYVLAHHERWDGGGYPRGLQGEEIPLKARIVAIADAYDAMVSYRPYRSQLTPVQAAEELIRGAGTQFDPDLVQVFVDAIGPHGDLKAN, encoded by the coding sequence ATGGAGCTGAGACTAAAAATTCTAAAAATAATCATTACTATGGCGATGCTTGTGCAGGTTAGGATTGCAGGTGCCCAAAATTTGAACAGCACCGGTGATACGGTGTTTAACGAGGCTGCGTGGCAGCGGATTGAGCGTGAGCTCAAGGCCAGCAACGATCGCTTCCATAAAGCTGAGCTGATCGCCGGAATCGGTCATTGGGAGTTTCATCTTGACGAAGGCACGGTGCTGCTTTCAGACGGAGCGGCTCAAGTGCTGGGATTGGAAAAGAACGAATATACCCTTGATGAGATCGATGCTTTGGTACTGCCGGAATTTGCGGAACTGCGGCTGCAGGCCCGCGCAGCGCTGATCGAGGGCAAAGCTCCTTACGACATCCACTTTCAAATCCGGCGCTTATCTGATGGACAGCCCATCGACCTGCGTTCCACCGGTGAATATGATCCTGATACCAATATCGTCTTCGGTGTTTTCCACGATATTACTACTCAGGTGCAGGCGATCAGCGCCGTCGAGCGTTTGAGGAAAACGCAGGTGAACACGATGTTTGCCTTTTCAACCCTGCAGCTGGCAGCGATTATTGCTTTGATTTTAAACACCTTTAGGCGTATACAGGCTGAAAAAGAACTGAAGCAGAACTTGAACCGCATGGAAAGCTTAGTGAGAATATTACAGCACCCGGCTGAATCCATTCCAGAGCTTTTGAATTACGCTCTGCAGGAATCACTGACTTTAACTGAAAGCAGGGTTGGATACATCGGGATTTATGACGAAACCGGGAAGCAGACAGCGTTCAGCGCCTGCTCAGAGGACTTACGCAAGCTGTTGGAAGAGCGGGAACTGCCGCAGCTCATCCGCGAGCGGAAGCCAATTGTAGTAAATCGAAACGGAAGCGGAACCGGGATCAAGCGCTACATAGCTGTGCCCCTGATCAAGGATGGACGGCTGGCAGCAGTAATCGGTCTTGCTGACAAGTCCAGCAATTACAAAGAACTGGATGTGCTTCAGGCAGCGCTGCTGTTAAACGGAATCTGGGGCACTGTAGCGCGGATCCAGACCGAGATTGCAAACCGCAGTGAGAAGGAACGTTTCAAGACAACACTGCTGTCCTTGGACGAAGGTGTAATTGCTGCTGATCCAAATGGCTTTGTGCAGATTGTTAACCAGGCCGCCGAGCGGCTGATCGGCCGAAGTGCAGATCAAGTAATTGGCATGCCTTTCGATGCCATAATGGAGATCATTGATCAAGATACGAAAACGCGGTGCGAAAGCCCCCTGCGGCGGGTGCTGGAGACAGGCAGGGCTGTGGCTCTTCCCCGCGGCACCATTTTGATTTCCAATGACGGCACTCAGCGCCATGTTGCGGCTTCAGCGGCTCCGATTGTCGGAGAGCAGGGACAGGTGCAGGGTGTGGTAGCTGTTGTGCGGGATATTACCGAAGAAATGCTGCAGCAGGAAACGATCGAATACTTAAGCTACCATGATCAATTGACTGGGCTTCACAACCGCCATTACTTTGAACAGCAGCTTGTGAAGCTGGACTCAGCAGATAATCTGCCCCTTTCGATTCTGATTGCTGACCTGAACGGATTGAAGCTGGCGAATGATGCGTTTGGGCACCGCATGGGCGATAAAATGATCCAGAAAACAGCAGAGATCATTCTTGCCAACCGCCGTCCTGCCGATGTGGCTGCTCGCTGGGGTGGCGACGAGTTTGTGGTTCTGATGCCCCGAACAACCCAGCAGGAAGCAGAAGAATTTGCAGCGCGTTTGAGAGATGAGTTTACAAATACTGATATAAATTCGGTGCTCCTGTCGGTTTCGCTGGGCTGGGATACTAAAGAGCACCTCAATCAGGATTTTAAAGAGGTTTTTGATCAGGCGGAGCAGCGGATGTATCGAGCCAAACTGGTTGGCGGACCGAGTATTCACGGTGAAGCTCTGAAAACAATTATGGCTGCGCTGCATGAAAAAAACAGCCGGGAAGAGGAGCACTCGCTGCGAGTCAGTGAACTGTGCAAGTTGATCGGCACTGAGCTGGGATTGGCGGAACGGGAGATAGAGGAACTGGGTATAATTGGCATGTTTCACGACATCGGGAAGGTGTCAATTGATGAGCAGATTCTCAATAAACCAGGAAAGTTGACTGATCGGGAATACCGGGAAATTAAAAGGCATGCGGAAATCGGGTATCGCATTCTCAAACTTGTTAAGAACATGGAGGATATTGCTGAGTACGTGCTCGCCCATCATGAGCGCTGGGATGGAGGCGGCTATCCCCGGGGCCTGCAGGGTGAAGAAATACCACTTAAAGCCCGAATTGTCGCGATTGCTGATGCGTATGATGCCATGGTCAGCTACCGTCCCTACCGTAGTCAGTTGACCCCAGTCCAAGCAGCAGAAGAACTTATCCGCGGCGCCGGCACCCAGTTTGATCCAGATTTAGTGCAAGTGTTTGTTGATG